A stretch of the Bdellovibrio sp. 22V genome encodes the following:
- a CDS encoding transporter substrate-binding domain-containing protein: protein MLRLFLSLLFFWNFSSAVAKTIVINGEDDWAPYSSATKDYKNVQGLAPDIVRAAFKTQGITVITRPVPFARCLYEVSEGSAIGCFDTVMSIETQDGFIFHTTPLFKADMVVYGRVHEPQRTLSFKDLEGKVVGTTNGYTYPTEFIANTKIIHSPGPTEKSQLEKLASGRVQYAILWGLTAPYLFEERPDLAAKIKSLGVISTTNLYLSFSKKHKDGAKYAAVLEKGLQAIIADGTYAKIVNEFNSRYAIPTKP from the coding sequence ATGCTACGACTATTTCTCTCGCTGTTATTCTTCTGGAATTTTTCATCTGCTGTCGCAAAAACCATCGTCATTAATGGCGAAGATGATTGGGCTCCTTACTCTTCAGCCACCAAAGACTACAAAAACGTGCAGGGACTTGCTCCTGATATCGTAAGAGCGGCCTTCAAAACTCAAGGCATCACAGTCATCACCCGCCCCGTGCCTTTTGCCCGATGTCTTTATGAAGTGAGCGAAGGCTCTGCCATCGGCTGCTTTGACACCGTGATGAGTATTGAAACTCAAGATGGTTTCATCTTTCACACAACACCGCTTTTTAAAGCGGATATGGTGGTGTATGGACGCGTGCATGAGCCGCAAAGAACCTTGAGCTTCAAAGACCTCGAAGGAAAAGTAGTAGGCACAACCAACGGCTACACTTATCCGACTGAATTCATCGCCAATACAAAAATCATTCACTCACCGGGACCCACGGAAAAATCCCAACTCGAAAAATTGGCGAGCGGACGCGTGCAATATGCGATTTTGTGGGGACTGACGGCGCCCTACCTTTTTGAAGAACGTCCCGACCTTGCGGCAAAGATCAAATCCCTGGGCGTAATTTCCACGACAAACCTTTATCTTAGTTTTTCTAAGAAACACAAAGACGGTGCGAAGTATGCCGCCGTGTTGGAAAAAGGCCTGCAAGCCATCATCGCTGATGGAACTTACGCGAAGATTGTGAATGAGTTTAACTCTCGCTATGCAATCCCAACGAAGCCCTAA